In one Streptomyces venezuelae genomic region, the following are encoded:
- a CDS encoding Gfo/Idh/MocA family protein produces MKIGCIGLGDIAQKAYLPVLTTLPGVELHLQTRTPATLARVAGVHHVPDSRCHTDLDALLAQDLDAAFVHAPTAVHPEIVTRLVEAGVPTYVDKPIAYELADSERLVRLAEERGVSLAVGFNRRFAPGYAQCVEHPRDMILMQKNRVGLPEDPRTLVLDDFIHVLDTLRFLAPGPIDDVTVRSRVEDGLMHHVVVQLAGDGFVAIGMMNRLSGSTEEILEVSGQDTKRQVINLAEIVDHKGQPSVRRRGDWVPVARQRGIEQVVLSFLDAVRAGKLLSARDALATHELCERVVRAAQERGRG; encoded by the coding sequence GTGAAGATCGGTTGCATCGGACTCGGCGACATCGCGCAGAAGGCGTACCTGCCCGTCCTCACCACCCTGCCCGGGGTCGAACTGCACCTGCAGACGCGCACGCCCGCCACCCTCGCCCGGGTCGCCGGTGTCCACCACGTCCCGGACTCCCGCTGCCACACCGACCTCGACGCCCTGCTCGCCCAGGACCTCGACGCCGCGTTCGTGCACGCGCCGACGGCCGTGCACCCGGAGATCGTCACCCGGCTCGTCGAGGCGGGCGTGCCGACGTACGTCGACAAGCCCATCGCGTACGAACTCGCCGACTCCGAGCGTCTCGTGCGCCTCGCGGAGGAGCGCGGCGTCAGCCTCGCGGTCGGCTTCAACCGCCGCTTCGCGCCCGGCTACGCGCAGTGCGTCGAGCACCCCCGCGACATGATCCTCATGCAGAAGAACCGCGTGGGGCTGCCCGAGGACCCGCGCACGCTCGTGCTCGACGACTTCATCCACGTCCTGGACACGCTGCGGTTCCTGGCGCCGGGACCGATCGACGACGTCACGGTGCGGTCCCGCGTCGAGGACGGGCTCATGCACCACGTGGTCGTGCAGCTCGCGGGCGACGGGTTCGTCGCGATCGGCATGATGAACCGGCTGAGCGGCTCCACCGAGGAGATCCTCGAAGTCTCGGGCCAGGACACCAAGCGGCAGGTGATCAACCTCGCCGAGATCGTCGACCACAAGGGCCAGCCCAGCGTGCGGCGGCGCGGCGACTGGGTCCCGGTGGCGCGTCAGCGCGGCATCGAGCAGGTCGTGCTGTCCTTCCTGGACGCCGTGCGCGCGGGCAAGCTGCTCAGCGCCCGGGACGCGCTGGCGACCCATGAGCTGTGCGAGCGTGTGGTGCGGGCGGCTCAGGAGCGGGGCCGGGGGTAG